Proteins from a genomic interval of Kribbella aluminosa:
- a CDS encoding four-carbon acid sugar kinase family protein has protein sequence MTVAGFYGDDFTGSVDALLQFRRAGLSGVLVTGPAVELDGERTDVVGIAGTARSMPTEQMAAEVVPALRRLQALGPRIVQYKACSTADSAPHTGSIGRVLELAIELFPGAPVPIVFAQPDAGRYTVFGHHFARDDGVVYRLDRQPTMSAHPVTPVHESDLRLHLAEQTALELGSLQWTSYDGPLVMDADEPGVVCDAVSDDHLDRLAQAILESRQRFVIGSGGISGAIGRCADVAKRLPPLTTEAAKASGPTLVLNGSRSRLTRRQVDAAVAAGWLVLDLFAKETPDRVQTALARGSGVLVDSSVGRRTVPSAEVEDRLAAIADTSLQQRSTDGPVRLVLSGGDTSGNVLRRLGAERLRIVAQPWGNVALCHASGPAPHLQNVELVLKGGQMGHVSLFDDIRLGRPSKEAACSPTPVPALTHE, from the coding sequence CGACGACTTCACCGGCTCGGTCGACGCGCTGCTGCAGTTCCGGCGCGCAGGGTTGTCGGGTGTTCTCGTCACGGGACCTGCGGTCGAGCTGGACGGCGAGCGCACCGACGTGGTCGGGATCGCGGGTACGGCGAGATCCATGCCGACCGAGCAGATGGCGGCCGAGGTCGTTCCTGCGCTGCGAAGGCTCCAAGCGCTCGGCCCGAGGATCGTTCAGTACAAGGCCTGCTCGACCGCGGACTCGGCGCCGCACACGGGCAGCATCGGACGCGTCCTCGAACTGGCGATCGAGCTCTTCCCCGGAGCGCCGGTGCCTATCGTCTTCGCGCAGCCTGATGCGGGCCGGTACACGGTCTTCGGCCACCACTTCGCGCGCGACGACGGCGTCGTGTACCGCCTGGACAGGCAGCCGACGATGAGCGCGCATCCGGTCACCCCGGTGCACGAGTCCGACCTGCGACTGCATCTTGCCGAGCAGACCGCGCTTGAGCTGGGCAGTCTCCAGTGGACCTCGTACGACGGTCCGCTGGTAATGGACGCGGACGAGCCGGGGGTGGTCTGTGACGCGGTTAGCGATGACCACCTGGACCGGCTGGCCCAGGCGATCCTCGAAAGCCGACAGCGGTTCGTCATCGGGTCGGGTGGGATCAGCGGTGCGATCGGTCGGTGCGCGGACGTCGCCAAGCGCCTTCCGCCCCTCACGACGGAAGCCGCGAAGGCATCCGGTCCCACGCTCGTCCTGAACGGTAGTCGTTCGCGGCTCACCCGCAGGCAGGTCGACGCGGCCGTCGCAGCTGGATGGCTCGTACTCGACCTGTTCGCGAAGGAAACGCCGGACCGCGTCCAGACTGCACTAGCGCGCGGCTCGGGAGTGCTGGTGGACTCCTCGGTCGGCCGGCGAACCGTTCCGAGTGCGGAGGTCGAGGACAGGCTCGCCGCGATCGCCGACACCAGCCTGCAACAGCGGAGCACCGACGGGCCCGTTCGCCTCGTGTTGTCCGGTGGCGACACCTCCGGCAACGTACTGCGTCGCCTCGGGGCCGAACGGCTCCGGATCGTGGCGCAGCCCTGGGGCAATGTCGCGCTCTGCCACGCCAGCGGTCCGGCCCCGCACCTGCAGAACGTCGAACTCGTCCTCAAGGGCGGGCAGATGGGACATGTCTCCCTCTTCGACGACATCCGCCTCGGTCGCCCCTCGAAGGAGGCTGCATGCTCACCGACACCGGTGCCAGCACTCACGCACGAATGA
- a CDS encoding glycoside hydrolase family 127 protein: MLTDTGASTHARMTSTSAVSLAGDGPLAALHARALTVTIPSMGAIMLDPATSHADENFRVAAGDVLGEHQGPPFMDGDLYKWLEAATVTRDPELQAIVTDAAKLIARAQRADGYLHTKTQIAGAEPLAVGTDFETYNFGHLMTLACIHHRVTGDDALLAVATRIGDFLAVQRPELLAECNVCPSHYMGVVELYRVTGERRYLELAKTLLDLHGSKGSAGTDDNQDVLPVREQRRAVGHAVRANYLYAGMADYAVETGDETVIAALESIWDDLVSSKLYVTGGCGALYDGASPDAGQDYYSVTKVHQSYGRPYQLPQTTAYNESCASLGLVFWAWRMLIRTGDAKYADEIERVLFNALPAMVGYDGKTYFYVNPLRQVRDLTYPLRRPGDPKDVAPPPSDQRERQEYMQACFCCPPNIARVSAELPYYVYAEGDDELWIHQFVTSEVRTTFNGVPVTVRQQTDYPVSGDIELTVEAERPVRGRLRVRVPGWADSVELEGPRDRGYVVLDREWHRDTVTVRIPLRPRLLTAHHFVEEATNQVCVVRGPVAYCLETADLNGLGLENVAIPQDASITVTPGSGMFAGHALLQVDVAILPSSHGPLYAELDQTPPRPAALQFVPYGLWANRGHGEMTVWLPLIRTFERSVA, from the coding sequence ATGCTCACCGACACCGGTGCCAGCACTCACGCACGAATGACCTCGACGTCCGCCGTATCCCTCGCGGGCGACGGACCCCTGGCAGCGCTGCACGCCCGGGCCCTGACCGTGACCATCCCCTCGATGGGCGCGATCATGCTCGACCCGGCCACCTCGCACGCCGACGAGAACTTCCGGGTGGCCGCCGGCGACGTACTTGGCGAACATCAGGGACCGCCGTTCATGGACGGCGACCTCTACAAGTGGCTCGAGGCGGCAACCGTCACGCGGGACCCCGAGCTGCAGGCGATCGTGACCGACGCCGCCAAGCTCATCGCACGGGCCCAACGCGCCGACGGATACCTGCATACCAAGACCCAGATCGCGGGCGCCGAACCACTTGCCGTAGGCACCGACTTCGAGACGTACAACTTCGGCCACCTGATGACGCTGGCCTGCATCCACCATCGCGTCACCGGTGACGATGCCCTGCTCGCCGTCGCGACCAGGATCGGCGACTTCCTCGCCGTACAACGTCCCGAGCTGCTTGCCGAGTGCAACGTCTGCCCATCGCACTACATGGGTGTCGTCGAGCTGTATCGCGTCACCGGTGAGCGCCGATACCTCGAGCTTGCGAAGACCCTGCTGGACCTGCACGGCAGCAAGGGCAGCGCTGGTACGGACGACAACCAGGACGTCCTGCCGGTACGCGAGCAGCGCCGAGCGGTCGGTCACGCGGTCCGGGCCAACTATCTGTACGCCGGGATGGCCGACTACGCCGTGGAGACGGGGGACGAGACGGTGATCGCAGCGCTGGAGAGTATCTGGGACGACCTGGTGTCGAGCAAGCTGTACGTCACCGGCGGCTGCGGGGCCTTGTACGACGGAGCCTCGCCCGATGCCGGTCAGGACTACTACTCGGTGACGAAGGTGCACCAGTCGTACGGGCGCCCGTATCAGTTGCCGCAGACAACGGCGTACAACGAATCGTGTGCATCCCTCGGCCTGGTGTTCTGGGCCTGGCGGATGCTGATCCGCACCGGCGACGCGAAGTACGCCGACGAGATCGAGCGGGTCCTGTTCAACGCGCTCCCCGCGATGGTCGGGTACGACGGCAAGACGTACTTCTACGTCAACCCACTCCGGCAGGTCCGCGACCTCACGTACCCGCTGCGCCGGCCCGGCGATCCGAAGGACGTGGCGCCGCCGCCCTCGGACCAACGCGAACGCCAGGAGTACATGCAGGCCTGCTTCTGCTGCCCGCCGAACATCGCCCGCGTCAGCGCCGAGCTGCCGTACTACGTCTACGCAGAAGGCGATGACGAACTCTGGATCCACCAGTTCGTCACGAGCGAGGTCCGCACGACGTTCAACGGCGTACCCGTGACGGTGCGCCAGCAGACCGACTACCCGGTCTCGGGTGACATCGAGCTGACCGTCGAGGCGGAGCGTCCGGTGCGCGGCCGGTTGCGCGTCCGTGTACCAGGGTGGGCGGACAGCGTCGAACTCGAAGGCCCGAGGGACCGCGGGTACGTCGTCCTCGACCGCGAATGGCATCGCGACACGGTCACCGTGCGGATCCCGCTCCGGCCGCGCCTGCTCACCGCGCACCACTTCGTCGAGGAGGCGACCAACCAGGTGTGCGTCGTCCGCGGCCCGGTCGCGTACTGCCTGGAGACGGCTGACCTCAACGGCCTCGGTCTCGAAAACGTGGCCATCCCGCAGGACGCCAGCATCACGGTCACACCAGGCAGCGGGATGTTCGCCGGTCACGCCCTCCTGCAGGTCGATGTCGCCATCCTCCCCAGCTCGCACGGTCCGTTGTACGCCGAGCTCGACCAGACGCCGCCCCGTCCCGCCGCCCTGCAGTTCGTTCCGTACGGACTGTGGGCCAACCGCGGACACGGCGAGATGACCGTCTGGTTGCCGTTGATCCGCACCTTCGAGAGGAGCGTCGCATGA
- a CDS encoding aspartate/glutamate racemase family protein: protein MTRIAFLHTGAVVIPTFAGLAAELLPDVEVQNLLDDKIVGDLGRGVAAEQIEQRLADLGGAAVAAGAEAVMFTCSSISQYAGPLAERLGVPVYRVDEAMADEAVQTGERVSVIATLQTTVQPTAALLRERAELLGRDVQIEEIVVPDAFEAAVAGDRDRHDALVAAAIKDRAAASDVVVLAQASMASAAAGLDLPVPVLTSPESGVRRLAERRS, encoded by the coding sequence ATGACGCGTATCGCCTTCCTGCACACCGGAGCCGTCGTCATCCCCACGTTCGCCGGTCTCGCCGCCGAACTGCTGCCGGACGTCGAAGTGCAGAATCTGCTCGACGACAAGATCGTCGGCGACCTCGGCCGGGGCGTGGCCGCCGAGCAGATCGAGCAGCGGCTGGCCGACCTCGGTGGCGCGGCGGTCGCGGCCGGTGCGGAGGCCGTCATGTTCACGTGTTCGTCCATCTCGCAGTACGCCGGACCGCTCGCGGAGCGTCTCGGCGTCCCGGTGTACCGCGTCGACGAGGCGATGGCCGACGAAGCCGTACAGACAGGCGAGCGGGTGAGCGTCATCGCCACGCTGCAGACCACGGTGCAGCCGACTGCCGCGCTCCTGCGTGAGCGGGCCGAGTTGCTGGGGCGCGACGTGCAGATCGAGGAGATCGTCGTACCGGATGCCTTCGAGGCTGCTGTCGCGGGGGATCGTGATCGTCACGACGCGCTGGTCGCGGCGGCGATCAAGGATCGTGCCGCCGCGAGTGATGTCGTCGTACTCGCGCAGGCGTCGATGGCGTCAGCTGCGGCGGGTCTCGATCTGCCCGTTCCGGTGCTGACCAGCCCGGAGAGCGGCGTACGCCGGCTTGCCGAGCGGCGGTCGTGA
- a CDS encoding ABC transporter substrate-binding protein: MKSKATRLASLGGWGGRKSATRLASLGGWGGRKSATRLASVGGWGGRKAVLRRPVFWYAVLCSLALTVSACGGSGGSAGSSGVKDGKALSVLVTTENTSVPAELKALANGKCKTEATALPLDIQQSPSADIQQKIQLLAGQDALPALFAGGNSFIDKGGDLQKNGQVLDLDKALTDLGVNDKITPAAKSTLKQLYSGTTPSLPFQYNIEGIWYNKKIFAEQHIAVPKTWGELLAAADKLKAAGITPFTASGATSWTISRWVGAYLFRSLGTNAMLDVKEHKAKLTDPQYVAAAQAIQDLGNKKYFTDGISGIDYDTANNQFLTGKAAMMYMGSWLLALVNDPGKNKIGDAVGLMPFPAVEGGKGDINAYPANTGAPTSVNPKLFGPKTQAWVKCIATNYASDSMEQSGTFSGFVMDHPVKNLPPLTADVQQRIDKSTSTVLWFEALFNNKANQDAGGYVVKLLTGSMSAADYMGLLQNDLDTAQ, encoded by the coding sequence ATGAAATCAAAAGCAACCCGCCTCGCTTCGCTCGGCGGGTGGGGTGGCCGGAAATCAGCAACCCGCCTCGCTTCGCTCGGTGGGTGGGGTGGGCGGAAATCAGCAACCCGCCTCGCTTCGGTCGGTGGGTGGGGTGGGCGGAAGGCTGTGCTCCGGCGGCCGGTCTTCTGGTATGCCGTGCTTTGCTCGCTTGCCCTGACCGTCTCCGCCTGTGGCGGCAGCGGCGGGTCCGCGGGCAGCTCCGGTGTCAAGGATGGTAAGGCCCTCTCGGTTCTGGTGACGACCGAGAACACCTCCGTTCCCGCCGAGCTCAAAGCTCTTGCCAACGGCAAGTGCAAGACCGAGGCGACGGCACTGCCGCTGGACATCCAGCAGTCGCCGAGCGCCGACATCCAGCAGAAGATCCAGTTGCTGGCAGGTCAGGACGCGCTGCCCGCACTGTTCGCCGGCGGCAACTCGTTCATCGACAAGGGCGGTGATCTGCAGAAGAACGGCCAGGTCCTCGACCTGGACAAGGCACTCACGGACCTCGGCGTGAACGACAAGATCACGCCGGCGGCGAAGTCGACCCTGAAGCAGCTCTACAGCGGGACAACTCCCTCACTGCCGTTCCAGTACAACATCGAGGGCATCTGGTACAACAAGAAGATCTTCGCCGAGCAGCACATCGCCGTACCGAAGACGTGGGGCGAGCTGCTTGCCGCGGCCGACAAGCTCAAGGCCGCGGGCATCACGCCGTTCACCGCCTCCGGTGCCACCAGCTGGACCATCAGCCGCTGGGTCGGGGCGTACCTGTTCCGCTCGCTCGGGACGAACGCCATGCTCGACGTCAAGGAGCACAAGGCGAAGCTCACCGACCCGCAGTACGTCGCGGCTGCGCAGGCGATCCAGGACCTCGGCAACAAGAAGTACTTCACCGACGGCATCAGCGGCATCGACTACGACACCGCGAACAACCAGTTCCTCACCGGGAAGGCCGCGATGATGTACATGGGCAGCTGGCTGCTTGCCCTGGTCAACGATCCGGGCAAGAACAAGATCGGTGACGCGGTCGGCCTGATGCCGTTCCCCGCGGTCGAGGGCGGCAAGGGCGACATCAACGCCTACCCGGCCAACACCGGCGCGCCGACGTCGGTGAACCCGAAGCTGTTCGGACCGAAGACCCAGGCCTGGGTGAAGTGCATCGCGACCAACTACGCCTCCGACTCGATGGAGCAGTCCGGCACGTTCTCGGGCTTCGTCATGGACCACCCGGTGAAGAACCTCCCGCCGCTGACGGCCGACGTACAGCAGCGGATCGACAAGTCGACTTCCACGGTGCTGTGGTTCGAAGCCCTCTTCAACAACAAGGCGAACCAGGACGCCGGCGGGTACGTCGTCAAGCTCCTCACCGGGAGCATGTCCGCGGCCGACTACATGGGCCTGCTGCAGAACGACCTCGACACCGCGCAGTAA